The Acidimicrobiia bacterium genome segment CTCGGGACGCTCACCGAAGCCAGCACGACCATCTTTGGATGGAGCGAACCGCTGTTTCGGTCCTGGTATATCGCCGGCGCACTCCTTGGTGGTGCTCCCCTGGCCCAAGGCACCGTGTACCTCCTCATGAAGAAGCGCACCGCCGATCGGCTGACGGTCGGGATGCTCACCTACGCGGCCATCGTCGCAGTCTTCGTGTTGGCAACGCCCATCAACCTCGACGAGGTCGAGCCGCACCGTCTGTCCGGAGCGGTCATGGGATGGCAATGGGTACGACTCTTCTCCCCACTTCTCAACACCTATGCCCTTATTTTCCTGGTCGGCGGCGCTGGATGGTCTGCCTGGCGATACTGGCGCAGATCCGATCGCCCGAAGTCGCTCGTTACGGGCAATGCCCTTATCGCGGTTGGAGCACTTCTACCTGGCATCGGTGGCTCGTTCACCCGGGCCGGACACGTTGAGGTTCTCTATGTGACGGAACTACTCGGGCTTTCGCTGATCTGGCTCGGATATCGCGCCATGACCAAGGTCACCGCACCCTCGATCCACCCTGCTCAGCAAACCAACTATGCCATTGAAAGGTCATAACCAAATGAGAAAACAACGATCTGCGCTGTTCCTGGCGCTTGCACTGATTCTGGCCGCCTGCGGCGGCACCAGCGCCGAGACGACGGTGGAAACGACGGTCGCCAGTGTGGCCGCCACCACGACAACCACCGAACAGGCCTCCACGACGACATCAACGGCCGCCGTGGCGGAACCGGAGGCAGTGACCTTCGTAGGAGCTGATGGGGTGGAATCGACCATCGAAGACACCAGCCGGATCGTGTCCCTGGGTGGCGACCTCACCGAGATCATTTTTGAACTGGGTCTAGGTGACAATGTCGTCGGTATTGACGTGACGACCACCTACCCGGCCGAAGCAACCGACATTGCCGTCGTCGGATTTGGCCAGCAGATCTCGCCGGAACCCATTCTGGCTTTAGAGCCGACACTCGTCCTGGCCGATACGCAAGCGGGACCGCCAGAAGTTCTCCAACAGATTCGCGACGCCGGAGTCCCCGTGGTCGTCCTTGAATACCAGAGCACGCTGGACGGCGTCGGAACCAAGATCGGGCAGGTCGCCGAAATCCTCGGCGTTCCAGAGGCCGGACAGGCATTGGCCGATCGGGTGAACGGCGAAATCACCGAGGCACAAACCCTGGCGGCCCAGGCCGATACGCAGCCGAATGTTGCGTTCATCTATGTCCGCGGTCCTGAATTGGTACTGCTGTTCGGAGCCGGTATGCCGACCTCGGCCATGATCGAAGGTGCCAACGCCATCGATGTCGCTGCTGCAAGCGGGGTCTTTGGCGCCGCTCCGGTTACACCCGAGGCCCTGGTGGCTGCTGCCCCGGACGTAATCGTGGTGCCGGAATCGGGATTCGCCGCACTGGGCGGAGCGGACGCCTTCGTGGCGATCCCCGGCATAGCCGAAACACCCGCCGGCCAGACCGGGGCCCTTCTGGTCTATGACGAAGCGTACTTTTTCAACTTTGGACCCCGGGTGGGCCAGGCCCTGCTCCAGTTCGTCAAAGATCTGCACCCTGAGCTAGCCGGAGGATGACCGCTTCGGCCAAAGGTACCGGTCAACCAGCCGATCCCTTCGCCTCCAAACGGCGAGCGGTCGCATTTGTCATCGGAGGCTTGCTGCTGGTCGCAACCGCAGCAAGCCTCTCGATGGGAGCGGTAACCATCGACCCGGCCGAAGTGGTGGCAGTCATCCTAAGAAAAGCCGGCGTGGCCGGTGGCCTTGAACCGAGCACCCAGGCCACCGCCGTCGTCTGGGCGATCCGACTTCCCAGAGTCTTGATGGGCATTGAAGTCGGGGCGATGCTCGCCATGGCGGGCATTGTCCTACAAGGGGTATTTCGCAATCCCCTGGCCGATCCGCAGATACTCGGCATCGGCCCCGGTGCCTCGCTTGGTGCAGTCATCGGCTCGGTAGCCGGGGCAGCCCAGGGCGCCATCGCGGGCGGGGCGATAGCGGGCCTACTGACCGCCCTGGTCGTTCGCCGCCTTGGCCGGGGTCGGGGTAACCAGCCCAACCGTTTCATTCTCACCGGCGTCGCATTCTCTGCTGCGCTTACCGCCTGGGTGGGGTTCATCGTGTTTGGAGCCGACCGGACCAAAGTTCCCCCGATTGAGTTCTGGCTGCTCGGAAGCCTGTCGGGAAGTACCTGGCGAACCGTGGCGACAACGCTGACAGTGGGTGGACTGGGCATACTCGGTCTCGCAACCGCAGCCCGGACCCTCGACCTTCTCTCCCTCGGAGAGACCGAAGCGCGTCACCTAGGCGTCGACGTCGACTTTGTAACGACCATCCTGTTGATGGGAGTCGGAATCGTGGCTGGAGCAGCCGCCGGGGCGGTAGGCGTAGTCGGCTTCGTCGGCTTGCTGGTGCCCCATATGGTGCGGTGGTTTACCGGACCATCTCATCGGCCCCTGATGATCGCCGGACTGCTGGCGGGAGCCCTATTCGTTGTGCTCGCCGACCTGGCTGCCCGGACCGCCATATCTCCGATCGAACTGCCCGTCGGGTTGGTAACAGCCGTAATCGGCGGACCTTTCTTCGTTTGGCTTGTCGGTCGGGCACAACGAGCATGACCATTCTGGAAGGAGTCGATGTCGGCTACCGGGTGGGAAGGATCACGCTGGTGTCCGACATAAATCTTCGGGTTGAGCCAGGCGAACTCATAGCCGTGGTCGGACCCAACGGTGCCGGCAAATCGACGCTTCTTCGCCTCCTGGCCGGGGACCTCAAACCTTCGACGGGGCATGTGATCCTACGTGGTGTGCCTATTGAAAAAGTCCCCCACGATGAACTAGCCCTTCATCGGTCGATTCTCCTCCAACATACCAACTCCGAAATCCCGTTTACCGTCGCGGCAGTAGTGACCATGGGTCGTCACCCGCATCGGTTGGACCCGGCCAACTCGGCGGAAGCCGATCAGTTGGCGGTCGAAGATGCGCTCGACCGAACCGGGATCTCACACCTGCGACACCGTGTCTATGCCACACTTTCATCCGGTGAGCAGGGCCGGGTTTCGCTGGCGAGAATCCTGGCTCAAGACGCCCCTGTGGTGCTACTCGACGAGCCAACCACCTCGCTCGACATTGCCCACGAGGAACGGGCAATGGCAGAATTCCGGAGAATGGCAGATACGGGAAGCACCGTCGTTGCCGTGCTGCATGACCTGAATGCGGCGGCACGCTATGCGACCCGGATCATCATGGTGGCGAATGGAACGATTCTCACAGAGGGTCCCGCCCGTGCCGTGTTCACCGACTCCACCCTCACACAGGTCTACGGCCAGTCGATGCGCGTAGTGGACCACCCGTTCGGGGACTATCCGCTCGTGTTGGTCGACAACCCGGCGGCACCCGGTTCTCATTGAGGGCGGTTCACCTTCGAGACGACAATCCCGTCACCTTCATGAAAGCGGCTCCTGACGGTGGCTCCTCATAAGAACAGCATCGCGACGACGAGCATGCCCCGAACCGTCCACAATCCCGTTCTGAGCCAATTGC includes the following:
- a CDS encoding heme ABC transporter ATP-binding protein: MTILEGVDVGYRVGRITLVSDINLRVEPGELIAVVGPNGAGKSTLLRLLAGDLKPSTGHVILRGVPIEKVPHDELALHRSILLQHTNSEIPFTVAAVVTMGRHPHRLDPANSAEADQLAVEDALDRTGISHLRHRVYATLSSGEQGRVSLARILAQDAPVVLLDEPTTSLDIAHEERAMAEFRRMADTGSTVVAVLHDLNAAARYATRIIMVANGTILTEGPARAVFTDSTLTQVYGQSMRVVDHPFGDYPLVLVDNPAAPGSH
- a CDS encoding iron ABC transporter permease, which translates into the protein MTASAKGTGQPADPFASKRRAVAFVIGGLLLVATAASLSMGAVTIDPAEVVAVILRKAGVAGGLEPSTQATAVVWAIRLPRVLMGIEVGAMLAMAGIVLQGVFRNPLADPQILGIGPGASLGAVIGSVAGAAQGAIAGGAIAGLLTALVVRRLGRGRGNQPNRFILTGVAFSAALTAWVGFIVFGADRTKVPPIEFWLLGSLSGSTWRTVATTLTVGGLGILGLATAARTLDLLSLGETEARHLGVDVDFVTTILLMGVGIVAGAAAGAVGVVGFVGLLVPHMVRWFTGPSHRPLMIAGLLAGALFVVLADLAARTAISPIELPVGLVTAVIGGPFFVWLVGRAQRA
- a CDS encoding ABC transporter substrate-binding protein; amino-acid sequence: MRKQRSALFLALALILAACGGTSAETTVETTVASVAATTTTTEQASTTTSTAAVAEPEAVTFVGADGVESTIEDTSRIVSLGGDLTEIIFELGLGDNVVGIDVTTTYPAEATDIAVVGFGQQISPEPILALEPTLVLADTQAGPPEVLQQIRDAGVPVVVLEYQSTLDGVGTKIGQVAEILGVPEAGQALADRVNGEITEAQTLAAQADTQPNVAFIYVRGPELVLLFGAGMPTSAMIEGANAIDVAAASGVFGAAPVTPEALVAAAPDVIVVPESGFAALGGADAFVAIPGIAETPAGQTGALLVYDEAYFFNFGPRVGQALLQFVKDLHPELAGG